The genomic segment TGATCCACGACATCGGGGCCATCATCGAGTGGATCTCCGCGGTCATGACGCTGCTGCCCGGCGATCTCATTCTCACCGGCACACCGGAAGGGGTGGGGCCCATCGAAAACGGTGACACCGTCAGCATCAGCATCGAGGGCATCGGCACCTTGACCAATCCTGTTATCCGGAAGGGCAATTGATGACCGCGGTCGCCAACGACACGGTGCGCGTACGGTTCTGCCCGTCGCCGACCGGCATCCCGCATGTCGGGATGGTGCGTACCGCCCTGTTCAACTGGGCCTATGCCCGACACACCGGCGGGACGTTCGTGTTCCGCATCGAGGACACCGACGCCGCGCGCGACTCCGAGGAGAGTTACAACGCACTGCTGGAGGCATTGCGGTGGCTGGGCCTGGACTGGGACGAAGGCCCGGAGGTCGGCGGCCCCCACGAGCCCTACCGGCAGTCGCAGCGCACCGAGCTCTATCGCGATGTGCTGACCCGCTTGCTCGACGCGGGCGAGGCCTACCTCGCCTACTCCACTCCCGAGGAGGTGGAGGCGCGGCACGTCGCGGCGGGGCGCAATCCCAAACTGGGCTACGACAATTACGACCGCGATCTGACCGAGGAGCAGCGCGCCGCCTACGAGGCGGAGGGGCGCACTGCGGTGGTGCGGCTGCGGATGCCCGCCGAAGACATCAGCTGGCACGACCTGGTTCGTGGCACGACAACGTTCGCCGCCGGAACGGTTCCCGATTTCGCCCTGACCCGGGCGACCGGAGAACCGTTGTACACCTTGGTGAATCCGGTCGACGACGCGTTGATGAGGATCACCCACGTCCTGCGGGGCGAGGATCTGCTGCCCTCGACGCCCCGCCAGATCGCGCTGTACCAGGCCCTCATTCGTATCGGGGTGGCCGAGCGGGTACCCGAATTCGCTCATCTGCCACCGGTGTTGGGGGAGGGCACCAAGAAGCTCTCCAAGCGCGACCCGGAGTCGAACCTGTTCCTGTATCGCGACCGCGGCTTCCTGCCCGAGGGTCTGCTGAACTACCTGGCGCTGCTGGGCTGGGGGATTGCCGAGGACCGCGACATCTTCACCCTCGACGAGATGGTCGCCGCGTTCGACGTCGTGAACGTGAACTCCAACCCGGCACGGTTCGACCAGAAGAAGGCCGACGCCATCAACGCCGAACACATCCGTCGTCTCGACGAGGCGGACTTCGCCGCGCGGCTGCGCGCCTACTTCGAGGCTCACGGCCACGACACGGGGCTCGACGATGCCGGCTTCGCCACCGCCGCGCAGCTGGTGCAGACGCGCATCGTGGTGCTCTCCGACGCGTGGGGGCTGCTGAAGTTCTTCGACGACGACGCCTACGAGTTGGATCCCAAGGCCGCGGCCAAGGAGCTGCGCCCCGACGCGGTTCCAGTGCTCGACGCGGCGATCACCGCGCTCGAGGGGGCGGCGCAGTGGACGACGCCGGCCATCGAGG from the Mycolicibacterium crocinum genome contains:
- the gltX gene encoding glutamate--tRNA ligase; protein product: MTAVANDTVRVRFCPSPTGIPHVGMVRTALFNWAYARHTGGTFVFRIEDTDAARDSEESYNALLEALRWLGLDWDEGPEVGGPHEPYRQSQRTELYRDVLTRLLDAGEAYLAYSTPEEVEARHVAAGRNPKLGYDNYDRDLTEEQRAAYEAEGRTAVVRLRMPAEDISWHDLVRGTTTFAAGTVPDFALTRATGEPLYTLVNPVDDALMRITHVLRGEDLLPSTPRQIALYQALIRIGVAERVPEFAHLPPVLGEGTKKLSKRDPESNLFLYRDRGFLPEGLLNYLALLGWGIAEDRDIFTLDEMVAAFDVVNVNSNPARFDQKKADAINAEHIRRLDEADFAARLRAYFEAHGHDTGLDDAGFATAAQLVQTRIVVLSDAWGLLKFFDDDAYELDPKAAAKELRPDAVPVLDAAITALEGAAQWTTPAIEEALKASLLEGLELKPRKAFGPIRVAVTGSTISPPLFESLELLGRERSLQRLRESRDHAGAVEKDA